A stretch of the Thiocystis violascens DSM 198 genome encodes the following:
- the motA gene encoding flagellar motor stator protein MotA, which translates to MNLILGSVIVFASILGGFAAQGGHIVALWQPFELVIILGAALGGFIIANPMRVVLKSLKSIPSLFTGSRYQKAEYLDALGFMYELFTKVRKEGLMGIEADIEEPASSPLFQKYPQILKDHHAVEFISDYMRLVVSGNMNPFELDNLMDIELSTHHHEAEETAHAVQRVGDGLPAFGIVAAVLGIVHTMAALGGPMDELGTLVAAALVGTLSGILIAYGFVSPISTMLERYAADETRFLSCLKACILASVQGYSPQVAVEFGRKTMTSDVRPSFGELEQHLRGSR; encoded by the coding sequence TCCGTCATTGTCTTTGCCTCCATTCTCGGCGGATTCGCCGCGCAGGGCGGGCACATCGTCGCACTCTGGCAGCCCTTCGAACTTGTCATCATCCTGGGCGCTGCGCTGGGCGGTTTCATCATCGCCAATCCCATGCGCGTCGTTCTCAAGTCGCTAAAGTCCATACCCTCGCTGTTCACGGGCTCCCGTTACCAAAAGGCCGAATATCTGGATGCGCTCGGTTTTATGTACGAACTCTTCACCAAGGTCCGTAAGGAAGGTCTCATGGGGATCGAGGCGGACATCGAGGAACCGGCCAGCAGTCCGCTCTTTCAAAAATACCCGCAAATCCTGAAGGACCATCATGCGGTGGAATTCATCTCCGATTACATGCGGCTCGTGGTCAGCGGCAACATGAACCCCTTCGAGCTCGACAACCTCATGGACATCGAGTTGAGCACCCATCATCACGAGGCAGAGGAAACCGCGCACGCCGTGCAGCGCGTCGGCGACGGCTTGCCCGCCTTCGGCATCGTGGCCGCCGTCCTCGGCATCGTGCATACCATGGCCGCCCTGGGCGGCCCCATGGACGAACTTGGCACCCTGGTCGCGGCGGCCCTGGTCGGAACCCTCAGCGGCATCCTGATCGCCTACGGTTTCGTCAGCCCCATCTCCACCATGCTGGAACGGTACGCCGCCGACGAGACCCGCTTCCTGTCCTGCCTCAAGGCCTGCATCCTCGCCAGCGTACAGGGATACAGCCCGCAGGTGGCGGTGGAGTTCGGCCGCAAAACCATGACCTCCGACGTCCGGCCCAGCTTCGGCGAGCTGGAACAACATCTGCGCGGCAGCCGCTAA
- a CDS encoding OmpA/MotB family protein, which translates to MNALLNRPPVHAVAREEDAHWLVVSDLMATLMMIFLFLAVLHMAQVERTHAIETEVRVTAVESRQAIYQALDEEFREDLVRWNAEFDRPTLTLRFREPDVLFDRNSARIKPEFDAILRDFLPRYVAQLRPFREVIREIRVEGHTSSEWSPNASPLEAYFANMDLSQQRTQAVLRFAYGLDSLQPESWFRERIAAVGLSSSRPVRDANGREDPRASRRVEFSVLTDFEARLLEPITLEGTPADRKGTDRASPTPDGSS; encoded by the coding sequence ATGAACGCACTTCTGAACCGTCCGCCGGTCCACGCCGTCGCGCGCGAGGAGGACGCCCATTGGCTGGTGGTCTCCGATTTGATGGCCACCCTGATGATGATCTTCCTATTTTTGGCCGTGCTGCACATGGCGCAGGTCGAACGCACGCACGCCATCGAAACCGAGGTCCGGGTCACCGCGGTCGAATCGCGTCAGGCGATTTACCAGGCGCTCGACGAGGAGTTCCGGGAGGATCTGGTGCGTTGGAACGCCGAGTTCGACCGGCCCACGCTGACCCTGCGCTTTCGCGAGCCGGACGTGCTGTTCGATCGCAACTCGGCGCGCATCAAACCCGAATTCGACGCGATCCTGCGAGACTTCCTGCCGCGCTATGTCGCCCAATTGCGCCCCTTCCGCGAGGTTATCCGCGAGATCCGCGTCGAAGGGCATACCTCCAGCGAATGGAGCCCCAACGCCAGTCCGCTCGAGGCCTATTTCGCCAACATGGACCTGAGCCAGCAGCGGACTCAGGCAGTGCTGCGTTTCGCCTATGGCCTGGACAGCCTGCAACCGGAATCCTGGTTTCGTGAGCGGATCGCGGCGGTGGGGCTCTCCTCCTCGCGCCCGGTGCGCGATGCGAACGGGCGGGAAGATCCGAGGGCGTCACGACGGGTCGAGTTCAGTGTGCTGACCGATTTCGAGGCCCGTTTGCTGGAGCCGATCACGCTGGAGGGGACGCCAGCGGACAGAAAGGGAACGGACCGTGCGTCACCCACCCCGGACGGATCGAGTTGA
- a CDS encoding AAA family ATPase: MPFPPDCLARLKLRQPPFDAVPSEEFLYSDPLLESLIEAAARALIAPGAIVTLAGANGSGRSIQLMRLLGALGDNFEFIAFRGRAGIPFAAVDATIRGHLRAIGVDHPARSVKDLLAERSRAGVALVLAIDDAHLIGMEIVERLLRIRSEILELNGRGLRLILVGDPSLNRGRLPLGDPADENQVVRLNLRPLNLEQAGAYLRHRLRVAGIEDPESFLTSGDIAVLQTSSKGLPARLNANANAWLARRCRSVNGFKQAIAGKIGHLASPSGVAAARVEPGVARAANDARPGQSEPASMNPEGILDLYGEDEFLTPMDPELSRFLVHEDTREETSDFEQVLRQIRNHTRLANSPPTQERQTTEEREPGASGVKAAVPYWSQRWFLPAILGIVVVSILVPVVLQLEDSSLRLPIETLEQTGSVEAVGRVPEAVSGSAVDADQARLRAPAADAPTMAPVAAVNAPVAESAAGEVVTPNPVPATPPVDARPDLQRPPDRTPASEPEPTPLFQPAPLPASRSSDPEADQEWLQRQDRGRFTIQLVAARSLAVAQAFIAPHDLEGIHFIQTRSFAIALAGSYPNRAEAENALPELPAGVRANGPWIRTIGSVLDSQR, translated from the coding sequence ATGCCTTTCCCTCCTGATTGCCTGGCTCGACTCAAGCTGCGTCAGCCGCCATTCGATGCGGTTCCCAGCGAGGAGTTTCTCTATAGCGATCCGCTGCTGGAGAGTCTGATCGAAGCGGCGGCCAGGGCCTTGATCGCGCCAGGGGCCATCGTCACGTTGGCGGGGGCGAACGGTTCAGGACGCAGTATTCAACTCATGCGACTGCTCGGCGCTCTGGGGGATAACTTTGAATTCATTGCCTTCCGGGGACGCGCCGGCATCCCCTTCGCGGCGGTCGACGCCACCATCCGCGGTCATCTGCGCGCCATCGGTGTGGATCATCCCGCCCGCTCGGTGAAGGACTTGCTGGCGGAACGCAGTCGCGCCGGGGTGGCGCTGGTGCTGGCCATTGACGATGCGCATCTGATTGGGATGGAGATCGTCGAGCGGTTGCTGCGGATACGCTCCGAGATTCTCGAACTGAATGGACGGGGTCTGCGTCTGATTCTGGTCGGCGACCCCTCCCTCAATCGCGGGCGTCTGCCGCTGGGCGATCCGGCGGACGAGAATCAGGTCGTGCGTCTGAATTTGCGTCCGCTCAATCTCGAACAGGCTGGTGCCTATCTGCGTCATCGGTTGCGGGTGGCGGGCATCGAGGATCCGGAGAGCTTTCTGACCTCCGGCGATATCGCGGTTCTGCAAACCAGCAGCAAAGGCCTCCCCGCGCGCCTGAACGCCAATGCGAATGCCTGGCTGGCCCGCCGCTGCCGTAGCGTCAATGGCTTTAAACAGGCGATCGCCGGCAAGATCGGTCATCTGGCCAGCCCGTCCGGCGTCGCTGCGGCCCGTGTCGAGCCGGGCGTCGCGCGGGCTGCGAACGACGCGCGCCCAGGCCAGTCCGAGCCGGCCTCGATGAATCCAGAGGGAATCCTGGATCTGTATGGAGAAGACGAGTTCTTGACGCCAATGGATCCGGAACTGTCCAGGTTTCTCGTTCATGAAGATACGCGGGAGGAGACCTCCGACTTCGAACAGGTGCTCCGGCAGATTCGCAACCATACGCGGCTTGCCAACTCCCCACCGACGCAGGAGCGCCAGACGACCGAGGAACGCGAACCGGGTGCTTCGGGGGTGAAGGCCGCGGTGCCGTACTGGAGCCAGCGCTGGTTTCTCCCCGCCATCCTCGGCATCGTGGTCGTGTCGATTCTGGTTCCCGTCGTCTTGCAACTCGAGGATTCCTCGCTCAGGCTCCCCATCGAGACGCTGGAGCAAACAGGTTCCGTGGAGGCGGTCGGGCGGGTTCCCGAAGCGGTTTCCGGCTCCGCCGTCGATGCGGATCAGGCCCGGCTGAGGGCTCCTGCGGCTGACGCCCCGACGATGGCGCCGGTGGCGGCCGTCAATGCGCCCGTGGCCGAGTCCGCCGCGGGAGAGGTTGTGACGCCGAACCCGGTTCCGGCGACGCCGCCGGTCGACGCGCGTCCGGACCTTCAGCGACCGCCGGATCGGACGCCCGCCTCCGAGCCTGAGCCGACCCCGCTGTTCCAACCGGCGCCGTTGCCGGCGTCGCGGTCGTCCGATCCCGAAGCCGATCAGGAGTGGCTCCAGCGCCAGGATCGCGGCCGTTTCACCATCCAATTGGTTGCGGCCCGCAGTCTGGCGGTCGCGCAGGCGTTTATCGCTCCGCATGATCTGGAAGGCATTCATTTCATCCAGACGCGCTCCTTTGCGATCGCGCTAGCCGGCAGTTATCCGAATCGGGCCGAGGCGGAAAATGCCTTGCCCGAGTTACCCGCCGGTGTGCGCGCGAATGGCCCCTGGATTCGGACCATCGGTTCCGTGCTGGATTCGCAGCGTTGA
- a CDS encoding PilZ domain-containing protein: MDSDKRRHRRLPMEVEVELHRSGQPMRVVQTEDLSVGGVLLILDVPDRPPLGTQVQVRVVGTLGEGETPPMVDATVVRHAPAGVAVQFSDDAFL; encoded by the coding sequence ATGGACTCCGACAAACGTCGACATCGGCGTCTTCCCATGGAAGTCGAGGTTGAGCTGCATCGCTCCGGTCAACCGATGCGGGTGGTCCAGACCGAGGATCTGAGCGTTGGCGGGGTCTTGCTGATTCTGGATGTCCCCGACCGTCCACCGCTGGGAACGCAGGTTCAGGTCCGGGTGGTTGGAACGCTGGGCGAAGGCGAAACCCCGCCCATGGTCGATGCAACGGTCGTGCGTCATGCGCCCGCCGGGGTTGCGGTCCAATTTTCCGACGACGCGTTTTTGTAA
- a CDS encoding YfbR-like 5'-deoxynucleotidase: MHDLRLNMQDIARSGHVTRWHSVRCARSQTLAEHHYLVAMIARELMRRILGDSLPAETRLRVLEYALTHDAPELLMGDLPSPLKRRIAEVAGEADPLARIEREIAPEIAELKTALQGSALAFIVKLADLMDGCLFIREEGIGRHAAAVAEKSEAAFHDKIAEARMRFAELDWSQAEDLYARMRGDTGADNRLLFEESP; encoded by the coding sequence ATGCACGATTTGCGCCTCAACATGCAGGATATTGCCCGTTCCGGGCATGTCACACGCTGGCATTCGGTGCGCTGCGCGCGCAGCCAGACCCTGGCCGAACATCATTATCTGGTCGCCATGATCGCCCGCGAATTGATGCGGCGCATCCTGGGGGACAGCCTCCCGGCCGAGACGCGCCTGCGCGTCCTCGAATACGCCTTGACCCACGACGCCCCCGAGTTACTCATGGGCGACCTCCCCTCCCCGCTCAAACGGCGCATCGCCGAGGTCGCCGGCGAAGCCGATCCGCTCGCGCGCATCGAGCGGGAGATCGCCCCGGAAATCGCCGAGCTGAAAACCGCGCTCCAGGGATCGGCGCTGGCGTTCATCGTCAAGCTCGCCGATCTGATGGACGGCTGTCTCTTCATCCGCGAGGAAGGAATCGGACGCCACGCGGCCGCGGTCGCGGAAAAATCCGAAGCCGCCTTCCACGACAAAATCGCCGAAGCGCGGATGCGTTTCGCCGAGCTTGACTGGTCGCAGGCCGAGGATCTCTACGCCCGGATGCGCGGCGATACCGGGGCGGACAATCGCCTGCTCTTCGAGGAATCGCCCTAA
- the motB gene encoding flagellar motor protein MotB produces the protein MPIDTNKQPIVVRKVFKSGGHHGGAWKIAFADFATAMMAFFMLLWILGATTKEQKAAISQYFQNPSAFEGVSTAPSQALGEGTGSKPSIIDFEGAIDMAPEASRPTAEQIDELAQTQDQARLESLRKVLEDALKQSATLAPYKEQLLIDIVSEGLRIQIVDEENRPMFDSGDTQLKHYTSAILRELGTMINQVPNRISLTGHTDARPLARAGFSNWELSTERANAARRALVAGGMREDKIGRVVGFADTVPFDKADINNPINRRISIIVMNQKTDAAIHEETTTANQLLDQN, from the coding sequence ATGCCGATCGACACCAACAAACAACCCATCGTCGTCAGGAAGGTCTTCAAGTCGGGAGGCCATCACGGCGGTGCCTGGAAGATCGCCTTTGCCGATTTCGCCACCGCGATGATGGCGTTTTTCATGCTGCTCTGGATCCTGGGCGCCACCACCAAGGAACAGAAAGCGGCAATCTCGCAATATTTCCAGAATCCCTCGGCGTTCGAGGGCGTCAGCACCGCGCCCTCCCAGGCGCTGGGCGAAGGGACCGGCTCCAAGCCATCCATCATCGACTTCGAGGGCGCCATCGATATGGCTCCGGAAGCGTCGCGGCCCACCGCGGAACAGATCGACGAATTGGCCCAAACGCAGGATCAGGCCCGCCTGGAATCGCTGCGGAAGGTACTGGAAGACGCCCTGAAGCAGAGCGCAACGCTAGCCCCGTACAAGGAGCAGCTTCTGATCGACATCGTGTCCGAAGGACTGCGCATTCAGATCGTCGACGAAGAAAACCGCCCCATGTTCGACTCGGGCGATACTCAGCTCAAGCATTACACCAGCGCCATCCTGCGGGAGTTGGGAACCATGATCAATCAGGTGCCGAATCGGATCAGTCTGACCGGACACACGGATGCGCGCCCACTGGCACGTGCCGGTTTCAGCAATTGGGAGTTATCCACCGAACGCGCCAATGCCGCCCGACGCGCGCTGGTGGCGGGAGGGATGCGGGAAGACAAGATCGGCCGCGTGGTCGGCTTCGCGGACACCGTGCCCTTCGATAAGGCCGACATCAATAATCCGATCAATCGTCGCATCAGCATCATCGTCATGAATCAGAAAACCGACGCGGCGATCCACGAAGAGACCACGACCGCGAACCAGCTTCTCGATCAGAATTGA
- a CDS encoding YjfB family protein — protein sequence MDVSSTTGIPSAANAMLANQTANASAVSVLKQSLDMQAETVAALLPTEPATAPGQGLPEHIGRNINITA from the coding sequence ATGGACGTTTCTTCAACCACAGGCATCCCCAGCGCAGCCAACGCGATGCTCGCCAACCAAACGGCCAACGCCAGCGCCGTCTCCGTGCTCAAGCAATCGCTCGACATGCAGGCCGAAACGGTCGCCGCCCTACTGCCGACCGAGCCGGCAACGGCGCCTGGGCAGGGATTGCCCGAACACATCGGACGCAACATTAACATCACGGCCTGA
- a CDS encoding HDOD domain-containing protein, which yields MQQTSEVLSLLTEIDLIRDLSETAREELSKQCSVGELAPKKRIRLTDIEGNRLFLVDGHAVRLTNGAGERLESYQGLSDPIDLFGDASGAGDFVITETPCIVLRIPVSALDSALNSSLEVSDIELDPAEGEFLAELYELITSNRLELPARPEVALKIQELTNDPDAGATELTEVIQRDGTIAGALLHATNSPLFRGAKEIQSVRDAVMRLGFRNTRMLTTNLALRQAFKARNEVTREAMMAVWTDGVLCSAYSYLLSDTLKILNRERALLAGLVAGIGAVPIIQFIEMRDRHPQLARIESLIAKLRSITGVLVINYWGLGEDLVAVAEQSGTWEYRADAPDYASVTTVARWAFLQSAGRPHPDAADVPAFATLGLPAPPPGEPIAQLAGTEKTLESLKSMFAM from the coding sequence ATGCAGCAGACATCAGAGGTTCTGTCGCTACTGACGGAAATCGACCTGATTCGGGATCTTTCGGAAACCGCCCGAGAGGAATTGTCCAAGCAGTGCAGCGTTGGCGAACTCGCCCCGAAAAAGCGGATTCGTCTGACCGATATCGAAGGCAATCGTCTGTTTCTTGTCGATGGCCATGCGGTGCGTCTGACGAATGGCGCTGGCGAACGCCTGGAGAGCTATCAGGGGCTCAGCGACCCGATCGATCTCTTCGGCGATGCCAGCGGGGCAGGGGATTTCGTCATCACGGAGACGCCCTGCATCGTGCTCAGGATTCCGGTCTCGGCCCTGGACTCCGCGCTCAACTCCAGCCTCGAAGTCAGCGACATCGAACTCGACCCCGCCGAGGGCGAGTTTCTCGCGGAACTCTATGAACTCATTACGAGCAACCGGCTGGAGCTTCCGGCAAGGCCCGAGGTGGCCCTGAAAATTCAGGAACTCACCAATGATCCGGATGCCGGGGCGACGGAACTCACCGAGGTCATTCAGCGCGATGGTACCATCGCCGGCGCGCTGCTCCACGCGACCAACAGTCCGCTGTTTCGCGGCGCGAAAGAGATCCAGTCGGTGCGCGATGCCGTAATGCGCCTGGGTTTTCGCAATACCCGGATGCTGACGACTAACCTGGCCTTGCGACAGGCCTTCAAGGCCCGGAACGAGGTCACCCGAGAGGCCATGATGGCGGTCTGGACCGATGGCGTGCTCTGCTCGGCCTACAGCTACCTCCTGTCCGATACGCTCAAGATCCTTAATCGAGAGCGGGCGCTGCTGGCGGGACTGGTGGCGGGGATCGGCGCGGTGCCGATCATCCAGTTCATCGAGATGCGGGATCGCCATCCGCAGCTGGCTCGCATCGAGTCGCTGATTGCCAAGCTGCGCAGTATTACCGGCGTGCTGGTGATCAACTACTGGGGGCTGGGCGAGGATCTGGTGGCGGTCGCGGAGCAGTCCGGCACCTGGGAGTATCGCGCCGACGCGCCCGATTACGCGAGCGTGACCACCGTGGCGCGCTGGGCCTTTCTGCAAAGCGCAGGCCGGCCGCATCCGGATGCCGCGGACGTTCCGGCGTTCGCGACCCTGGGCCTGCCGGCCCCGCCGCCTGGAGAACCGATCGCCCAACTGGCGGGCACCGAAAAAACGCTGGAGTCCCTGAAATCGATGTTCGCCATGTGA
- a CDS encoding putative metalloprotease CJM1_0395 family protein, with protein MEIHSAINSIPFGMPRPAGPTPTVAAERTADLKDDELAASEVSTAKEDSRQRPEAIDSAPELTTDELEELQLLKQRDTEVRAHEQAHVAAGGRYVTSSASYDYQTGPDGQRYAIGGEVGIDTSSVSGDPAATLEKARAVRRAALAPAEPSSQDLRVAASATTMETNALHELHELMQLQREQSVERPGTGEETSNSEEANAGTQVDRSQVGRDQTGQPDGSGARERLEQRIAGFFADPPTAILSQFA; from the coding sequence ATGGAGATCCACTCCGCCATCAATTCGATTCCTTTCGGCATGCCGCGTCCGGCTGGCCCGACGCCAACGGTGGCGGCCGAGCGCACTGCCGATCTCAAGGACGATGAGCTCGCTGCCAGCGAGGTGTCCACCGCGAAGGAGGATTCGCGTCAGCGTCCGGAAGCGATCGACTCCGCGCCGGAGCTCACGACGGACGAGCTGGAGGAACTGCAACTCCTGAAACAACGGGATACGGAAGTCCGCGCTCATGAGCAGGCGCATGTCGCCGCGGGCGGTCGCTATGTGACCAGTTCCGCCAGCTACGATTATCAGACCGGCCCCGATGGACAGCGTTATGCCATCGGCGGCGAGGTGGGAATCGACACCTCAAGCGTGTCGGGAGATCCCGCGGCCACCCTCGAAAAAGCGCGCGCGGTGCGCCGCGCAGCCCTTGCTCCGGCCGAGCCTTCCTCGCAGGATCTGCGGGTTGCGGCCTCGGCGACGACCATGGAAACCAACGCGCTACACGAACTGCACGAACTGATGCAGCTGCAACGCGAGCAGTCGGTCGAGCGGCCGGGAACCGGCGAGGAAACATCGAACAGCGAGGAGGCGAACGCTGGCACCCAGGTTGACAGGAGTCAGGTCGGCCGAGATCAAACCGGGCAGCCGGACGGTTCGGGTGCCCGTGAACGTCTCGAACAGAGGATCGCAGGTTTTTTCGCCGACCCGCCGACAGCAATTCTCAGTCAGTTTGCTTGA
- a CDS encoding HDOD domain-containing protein, whose product MTIEALVKRTGRLLAIPKVVGDVLKLLDDPNSRQSVIANVLAQDPALVVIVLRLANSPAFAPARTVDSVERAVMLLGRDHLRRLVIAGAVTQASDRLPAQTLLPLEVFWHHSAYCAVIARLLADLESPALAGTVFLGGLLHDLGQLILFSQEPEAAHRAFLRSLGEPEAFTPQDAERAELGFDHAQLGGALAEHWGLPDILCACLRFHHDPLTAPEAFRLPVILVHLANTAAHLAELDSRDWRDAPPVDSGIWPLISIRPDTVLELLEKAQFQVLDVEALRNPA is encoded by the coding sequence ATGACCATCGAAGCCCTTGTCAAACGGACCGGCCGGCTGCTGGCCATCCCGAAGGTGGTCGGCGACGTTCTCAAGTTGCTGGACGATCCCAACAGTCGCCAGTCGGTGATCGCCAACGTGTTGGCTCAGGATCCGGCGCTGGTCGTGATCGTGCTGCGCCTGGCTAACAGCCCTGCCTTTGCGCCCGCTCGTACCGTGGATTCCGTGGAGCGCGCGGTCATGCTCCTGGGTCGCGATCATCTCCGTCGACTGGTGATCGCGGGTGCCGTGACGCAGGCGTCGGATCGGTTGCCGGCACAGACGCTGCTGCCGCTGGAGGTATTTTGGCATCATTCGGCCTATTGCGCGGTCATCGCGCGACTGCTGGCCGACCTGGAGTCGCCCGCCCTGGCGGGAACCGTCTTTCTGGGTGGATTGCTGCACGATCTGGGACAGTTGATTCTTTTCTCCCAGGAACCGGAGGCGGCACACCGGGCCTTTCTGCGCAGTCTGGGCGAACCGGAAGCCTTCACGCCACAGGACGCCGAGCGCGCCGAACTGGGTTTCGATCACGCCCAGCTTGGGGGCGCACTGGCCGAGCACTGGGGATTGCCCGATATCCTGTGCGCCTGTCTGCGGTTTCATCACGACCCATTGACGGCGCCCGAAGCCTTCCGGCTGCCGGTCATTCTGGTGCATCTGGCCAATACCGCCGCGCATCTCGCCGAACTCGACTCCCGGGACTGGCGCGATGCCCCCCCGGTGGATTCCGGTATCTGGCCGTTGATCAGCATTCGCCCCGACACCGTTCTGGAACTGCTGGAGAAAGCGCAGTTTCAGGTACTGGATGTGGAAGCCCTGCGGAATCCCGCTTGA
- a CDS encoding methyl-accepting chemotaxis protein yields the protein MRRINDLPIWVRLVGAMWLILMPAWTGLIIWASQEQRQTAIEQAEAFTSTLHEMTLAGLTTLMLHGTIHKRADFLSQIVELQNVKDLRVLRGENVKKQFGAGTDGEQPRDDIERAVLETGEAYLSLSDDGTILRAVAPAFARKEYLGKDCTSCHALAPVDGVLGAVSMEISLDDVNANVRLFGLKIFGLAAILSIPVLLFLYFFTSRFVTRPMQQMTLGLDGIAHGDGDLTHRLPIAGRDEIGRASTAFNAMMDNFRDLIRRILESTAQLAQAAGDLADVTERTNAGVARQRNEVDQLASAMHEMSATAQEVAHSAQHGADATNVANTAAMAGKTVVSGTMARIEQLAQEVQKAADVIRELGKDSQEIGKVLDVIRGIAEQTNLLALNAAIEAARAGEAGRGFAVVADEVRSLANRTQTSTQEIQAMIERLQNASRRAVDVMEESQQYAESSRASAIKAEHSLDDITAAVTTINDVNTQVASAAEEQSAVAEEMNRNVTSISDAAEGNAQGARQTTDASEQLARLAAELQELVGHFRV from the coding sequence ATGCGACGTATCAATGACCTGCCGATCTGGGTGCGCTTGGTCGGGGCAATGTGGCTCATCCTGATGCCGGCTTGGACCGGACTCATCATCTGGGCCTCACAAGAACAACGTCAGACCGCGATTGAACAGGCCGAAGCATTTACCAGCACGCTGCACGAAATGACCCTGGCCGGCCTGACCACCCTGATGCTCCACGGAACCATCCACAAGCGGGCCGATTTTCTCAGTCAGATCGTCGAGCTGCAAAACGTCAAGGATCTGCGCGTGCTGCGTGGCGAGAACGTCAAAAAACAGTTTGGCGCGGGCACCGACGGCGAACAACCGCGCGACGACATCGAACGGGCCGTGCTGGAGACCGGCGAAGCCTACCTGAGTCTCTCCGATGACGGCACCATCCTGCGCGCGGTCGCTCCGGCCTTTGCCCGCAAGGAGTATCTGGGCAAGGACTGTACCTCCTGTCACGCACTCGCCCCGGTCGACGGGGTGCTGGGGGCGGTGAGCATGGAGATCAGCCTGGACGACGTCAACGCCAATGTCCGTCTGTTCGGACTGAAAATTTTTGGTCTGGCAGCGATCCTGAGCATCCCGGTTCTGCTGTTTCTCTACTTTTTCACCTCGCGCTTCGTCACCCGCCCCATGCAACAGATGACGCTTGGCCTGGACGGCATCGCCCATGGCGACGGCGATCTGACGCACCGCCTGCCGATCGCGGGCCGCGACGAGATCGGCCGCGCCTCCACCGCCTTCAATGCCATGATGGACAACTTCCGCGATCTGATCCGACGGATCCTAGAGTCCACCGCCCAGCTCGCGCAAGCGGCGGGGGATCTGGCGGACGTCACCGAGCGGACCAACGCCGGCGTCGCCCGCCAGCGCAACGAGGTCGACCAACTCGCCTCGGCCATGCACGAGATGAGCGCCACCGCCCAAGAGGTCGCCCACAGCGCCCAGCACGGCGCGGATGCCACGAATGTCGCCAACACGGCGGCCATGGCCGGTAAAACCGTGGTGTCCGGCACCATGGCACGGATCGAGCAGCTCGCTCAAGAGGTCCAGAAGGCGGCCGACGTGATTCGCGAGCTGGGCAAGGACAGCCAGGAAATCGGCAAGGTGCTGGACGTGATCCGGGGGATCGCCGAGCAGACCAATCTCCTGGCACTCAACGCCGCCATCGAGGCCGCGCGCGCCGGCGAGGCGGGTCGCGGCTTCGCGGTGGTCGCCGACGAGGTGCGCTCGCTGGCCAACCGCACCCAGACCTCCACCCAGGAGATCCAGGCGATGATCGAGCGGCTCCAGAACGCCAGCCGCCGCGCGGTCGACGTGATGGAGGAGAGTCAGCAGTATGCCGAATCCAGTCGCGCGAGCGCCATCAAGGCGGAGCATTCGCTGGATGACATCACGGCGGCGGTGACCACCATCAACGATGTCAATACGCAGGTGGCCAGTGCCGCCGAGGAACAGAGCGCGGTGGCCGAGGAGATGAACCGCAACGTCACCAGCATCTCCGACGCCGCCGAGGGGAATGCGCAGGGGGCGCGCCAGACCACCGACGCCTCGGAGCAACTCGCGCGACTGGCGGCTGAACTCCAGGAGTTGGTGGGGCATTTCAGGGTCTAG